Within Candidatus Deferrimicrobiaceae bacterium, the genomic segment CGATTTTGCGCGGCGGCTCGTCGGGAAGATCGACCGAATCTCCCTCCCGCCGGAAGGTTCCCCCGTGCGGGAGAACAGCGTCTGCTTCCTCCTCCACTCCGGCGACAGGACGGCCCGGATGGTGGCGCCGGGCGACGGAATCGTCAGGGCGATCAACAAGAAAGTGGTCGACGACCCGGCAACCATCAACCGCGACCCCTATGAAGAGGGATGGTTGTTCTCGTTGCACGTCGCCGGCGAATGGATCCCCCGCCTGTACCACGGGAGCGTGGCGCAACAGTGGCTCGGCTGGGAGGCGGAAAGGCTCCAAAGGACGTTCAGCAGCGACCTGGGAATCACCGCGACGGACGGGGGGGAAGCCCTTTCGGACATCAGCAGCCGGTTGAACGAGGCGCAATGGAGCAGGATCGTCGCCCTGTTCCTGGGATAAGGAGGTAATGGAAATGGTGCTCATTCTCGTACTCGCAACGATCGCCGCATTCCTCCTCATCGAACTCGCGTATCGGATGTGGAGCAGAAGGGTGAAAGAGAAGGCGGGCGGAGCCGTACCGGCGGTGAGGGCCGCCCTCGTGCCGGTTGCGCTCCCCGAGTTCCGTCTTCCCGGGGGGCTTTTCTACCATAGCGGGCACACCTGGGCCCACCTTTCGCCGTCGGGAGAGGCGCAGATCGGCCTCGACGATTTCGCGCAGGGAATCATGGGGAGAATCGACCGGATCGAGCTCCCCCGGCCCGGCACGCTGCTCCGGCAGGGCGAAAAGGCCTTCACCGTGGTCCAGGGGAGCAAGAAGATCGACTTCGTCTCCCCCGTCGACGGGATCGTCAGCGCCGCGCACGACGGCGTGAACGCGGACACCGGGAGGATCAGCAAAGACCCGTATCATTCGTCCTGGCTTCTCGCCGCGATGCCGACCAATCTCACGCACAACATCAAAAAGCTCAAGATCGCGGGGGACGCCGCGGCCTGGCTCGAAAGGGAACTGATGGTCTTCCTCGAGTTCATCACGCTCCACCGGGCGACCCCGGCGGAAGTGGGAATCACGATGCAGGACGGAGGCCACTGCATCGAGGGAGTCATGGAAAAGATCGACGGGGAGCTCCTGCAGCTCCTGGTCCGGAAGTTCTTCCGGTAGGGGCACCGGTCCGAACGGGGCCCCATAACGACTGGAGGGATACCGATGAGCGTCAACCGACGGGATTTCCTGAAACTTGCCGGCGTGACGGGCTGCAGCCTGCTTGCGGGCGCTCCCCGACGTTCGGAGGCGGCCATGGCCAGCACCGAGTTCTACGGAATGCTGGTCGACACGACGAAATGCATCGGCTGCCGCAGCTGTGAGGAGGCGTGCAACGAGCAGAACGGGTTGCCTAAACCGGAGGTCCCCTTCTCGAGCGACAGCGTCTTCGAGCAGAAGAGGGACACCTCCCCCGGCGCGTTCACGGTGCTCAACCGCTATCCGAACGCGAAAAACCCGGGCAGCCCGGTCTTCGTGCGGAGGCAGTGCCTGCACTGCTGCCAGCCCGCCTGCGCCTCGGCATGCCTGACCAAAGCGATGGAAAAAACCTTGGAAGGGCCGGTCATCTACCACAAGGACCGGTGCATGGGGTGCCGGTACTGCATGATCGCGTGCCCCCACAACATACCGAAGTTCGAGTACGAAAGCGCCTTCCCGTACATCCGGAAGTGCATCTTCTGCTACGACCGGCTGAAAGCCGGCGGGCGTCCCGCCTGCGTGGATGCCTGCCCCGAGAACGCCTCCCTCTTCGGGACGAGGAGGGATCTGCTCGAGATCGCCCGGACCCGGATCTACGAGAACCCCGACAAGTACGTCCACCACATCTACGGGGAGCACGAGGTCGGTGGCAGCGGGACCATGTACCTCTCCGCCGTCCCGTTCGAGAAGCTCGGGTTAAGGACCGACCTGGGGACGACGCCCTACCCGGAGCACACGTCGGGATTCCTGTACGGCGTCCCCCTTGTCTTCGTTTTGTGGCCGTCCCTCCTCATCGGCCTGAACTATCTCGCCGAAAACGGGAACAAGGGGAAAAACCATGAAGAGGAAGAATAACGACACCGGGAGGGCGCGGAATGCCCTCCATGCCGTCCGCGAGTTCGCGCGGTTCCTCGCTTCCGAGATGAAGCCGAAGGGGAAGATCGGGACGCCCTTCAACGTCATCACCGGCACGATCATCGTGGTCGGGATCGCCCTGATCGCGATCCGGTTCTACTTGGGTCTCGGGGCCGTCACGAACCTCTCCCAGGACTACCCGTGGGGGATCTTGAAAGGGTTCAACCTGTTCGTCGGCGTGGCCTTCGCGGGGGGCGCCTACGTGCTGACCTTCGTCGTCTACATCATGAAATTAAAGAAGTACGAGCCGATCGTCCGGGTGACGGTCCTGAACGGATTCCTCGCATACGTGTTCTACGCCGGGGCGCTGCTCCTCGAGCTGGGACGCCCCTGGAACGTCGTGAACCCGATCATCGGCAACTCGTTCGGCTTTAGC encodes:
- a CDS encoding glycine cleavage system protein H; the encoded protein is MSDEKCPFLEMTTVTYCKAFPVKKMIPLDRSISAKGMCHTGNHRLCSAFRELEGPGTMTESVRGFLLRHDYYFHPRHVWVAPGKENETEARVGADDFARRLVGKIDRISLPPEGSPVRENSVCFLLHSGDRTARMVAPGDGIVRAINKKVVDDPATINRDPYEEGWLFSLHVAGEWIPRLYHGSVAQQWLGWEAERLQRTFSSDLGITATDGGEALSDISSRLNEAQWSRIVALFLG
- a CDS encoding 4Fe-4S dicluster domain-containing protein produces the protein MSVNRRDFLKLAGVTGCSLLAGAPRRSEAAMASTEFYGMLVDTTKCIGCRSCEEACNEQNGLPKPEVPFSSDSVFEQKRDTSPGAFTVLNRYPNAKNPGSPVFVRRQCLHCCQPACASACLTKAMEKTLEGPVIYHKDRCMGCRYCMIACPHNIPKFEYESAFPYIRKCIFCYDRLKAGGRPACVDACPENASLFGTRRDLLEIARTRIYENPDKYVHHIYGEHEVGGSGTMYLSAVPFEKLGLRTDLGTTPYPEHTSGFLYGVPLVFVLWPSLLIGLNYLAENGNKGKNHEEEE
- a CDS encoding glycine cleavage system protein H — protein: MEMVLILVLATIAAFLLIELAYRMWSRRVKEKAGGAVPAVRAALVPVALPEFRLPGGLFYHSGHTWAHLSPSGEAQIGLDDFAQGIMGRIDRIELPRPGTLLRQGEKAFTVVQGSKKIDFVSPVDGIVSAAHDGVNADTGRISKDPYHSSWLLAAMPTNLTHNIKKLKIAGDAAAWLERELMVFLEFITLHRATPAEVGITMQDGGHCIEGVMEKIDGELLQLLVRKFFR